A single Pseudomonas sp. HN11 DNA region contains:
- a CDS encoding type II secretion system protein GspJ, with protein sequence MNTSQQGFTLIEVMVAIMLMAVVSLIAWRGLDSVTRADQHLQASSEQTEVLLRALNQMQRDISLRASVELVATEVAQDEAPNTEGLAAVTVRSSDSKGFRLDVIRSAPVAGDGLQRVRWWLKGDSLYRAAAPARDRYPLPAAKDGVVVLTGVSDFQVRVWETDKGWRQLSGNRREDPPGLEISLVRQTPQGVEKYRQVVGPLGSLN encoded by the coding sequence ATGAACACATCCCAGCAAGGTTTCACACTGATCGAAGTGATGGTGGCGATCATGCTCATGGCGGTGGTCAGCCTGATCGCCTGGCGTGGGCTGGACAGCGTCACCCGCGCCGATCAGCACTTGCAGGCGAGCAGCGAGCAGACTGAAGTGTTGCTGCGAGCACTGAACCAGATGCAGCGCGACATCAGCTTGCGGGCGAGTGTTGAACTGGTTGCAACCGAAGTTGCGCAAGATGAAGCACCCAACACCGAAGGGCTAGCCGCCGTGACGGTGCGCAGTTCCGACAGCAAAGGTTTTCGTCTGGACGTGATCCGTAGCGCCCCGGTTGCCGGAGACGGGCTGCAACGGGTGCGCTGGTGGCTCAAGGGTGACTCACTGTATCGGGCTGCCGCGCCAGCTCGGGACCGGTACCCGCTGCCAGCGGCGAAGGATGGCGTGGTGGTGTTGACGGGCGTCAGTGATTTTCAGGTGCGGGTCTGGGAGACGGATAAGGGCTGGCGTCAACTGAGCGGCAATCGCCGGGAGGATCCGCCAGGGCTGGAAATCAGTCTGGTGCGGCAGACGCCTCAGGGCGTGGAAAAGTATCGGCAAGTGGTAGGGCCGTTGGGGTCGTTGAATTAA